The Klebsiella aerogenes KCTC 2190 region GCTTTACGCAGTTCAGAACGCAGGGACTCGTCGTACTCCATCAGAGCGCGGGTGATACCGTGACGGATCGCACCAGCCTGACCAGAGATACCACCACCTTTAACAGTGATGTACAGATCCAGTTTCTCAACCATGTCGACCAGTTCCAGCGGCTGACGAACTACCATGCGGGCAGTTTCACGACCGAAGTACTGTTCCAGCGAACGCTGGTTGATTACGATTTTGCCGTTGCCCGGTTTGATGAAAACGCGAGCTGCGGAACTTTTGCGGCGACCAGTGCCGTAGTATTGATTTTCAGCCATTGCCTATAATCCCGATTAGATGTCAAGAACTTGCGGTTGCTGTGCCGCGTGGTTGTGCTCGTTACCAGCGTAAACTTTCAGTTTACGGTACATAGCACGACCCAGCGGGCCTTTTGGCAGCATGCCTTTAACCGCGATTTCAATCACACGCTCAGGACGGCGGGCAATCATCTCTTCAAAGGTCGCTTCTTTGATACCACCGATGTGGCCGGTGTGGTGGTAGTACATTTTGTCTTCGCGCTTGTTGCCGGTTACAGCAACTTTTTCTGCGTTCAGAACGATGATGTAATCACCAGTATCAACGTGCGGAGTGTATTCCGCTTTGTGCTTACCGCGCAGGCGACGAGCCAGTTCAGTAGCCAGACGGCCCAGAGTTTTACCGGTCGCGTCAACAACATACCAGTCGCGTTTTACGGTTTCTGGTTTAGCTGTAAAAGTTTTCATTAAAAGCTTACCCAAATAAATAAGTTACACGTTGGTGAACACCCAAACGTTTAGTCAGTTGAGGTTCACACGACAAAGTCCGGCAAACCTACCCCTTCGAATAGCCTATGCCAGCACATAGAAGATTTCGGGAAAAAAAACCTTCTCGTAACGTGGGGTCGCAAGATTATAGAGAAGTAGGGGACAAAGATCGACCCCTTTATGTGATTTGCAGCAGGTTTTTCTCAATGTGAGAAGAAGGCTGGATTCAGGGCATGTGCGGTTGTTTCAGATACTCTTCGCTTTGCATTTCCTGCAGGCGCGATAAACAGCGCTGGAACTCAAACTTCAAGCGTTCGCCCTGATAGATCTCATACAGCGGCACCGCCGCGCTAACCACCAGTTTTACGTGACGTTCGTAGAATTCATCCACCAGCGCGATAAAGCGCCGCGCTTCGCTCTCAAGATGCGTCGTCATCACCGGCACATCGAACAACATCACGGTATGGAACAGGCGTGACAGCGCGATGTAATCATGCTGGCTGCGCGCATCCACGCACAGCGTGTCGAACGACGCCGCCAAAGTCTGGTTTTCCACGCCTAACGTCGGCAGCGGCCGGTGGTTAATTTCCAGCGTCGGCATCTGCTCGCGTTTGGCTCCCGCCAGCGCCAGCCAGAGTTTATCCATTTGCTGGCTGGTCTCGCCATTGAGCGGCGACAGCCACAGATGCGCCTGGGTTAATGTGCGCAGGCGGTAATCAATCCCCGCATCGACGTTCATAATGTCGCAATGCTGTTTGATGGCGTCTATCGCCGGCAGGAAACGCGCACGCTGCAGACCATTGCGGTAGAGCTCGTCCGGCGGGATGTTTGAGGTAGCAACCAGCGTAATCCCACGCGAGAACAGCGCTTTCATTAAGCCGCCGAGCAGCATGGCATCGGTGATGTCGGAGACAAAAAACTCGTCAAAGCACAACACATCGGTTTGCGCTTTAAAGCGATCGGCAACGATCTCCAGCGGGTCGCTATGCCCCTGCAAGGTAGTTAACTCTTCGTGTACGCGCAGCATAAAGCGATGGAAATGCAGGCGCTGTTTACGCTCGCCCGGCAGGCTTTGATAAAACATATCCATCAGCCAGGTTTTGCCGCGCCCAACGCCGCCCCACATATACAGGCCGCGTACGGCGGTCGCTTCCGCCGCCGGTTCGCGTTTGCCGAGCAGTTTGCTGAATTTCGCCCGCAGCCCGCCGCCAGCAGGCGCTGCGGCTACAGGTTTTTCCTGCAGTTCACGATAGATGGTATCGAGGCGACTGACCGCTTCTTGTTGCACGTCGTCGGGTTGATGGCTGCCCTCTTTGAGAGCTAAAAGGTAACGCGATGTTGGGGACAGGCTTTGCATGATCTTATTGTTATTCCTTGAAAACCGTGGCGCCGTGGCCCACGATTGACGAAAAAAAGGCGGTTCTACAGTACGCGATGATACGCCAGGATTCCACTTCTGTGGAATTAGCGGTTATAGTGGCACTATCGGGCGCAGGCGGAGAGCCTAACAGCCACCCTACGGAACCACAAAACAACGGGAGATGTTCATGACCTGGGAATACGCGCTAATTGGATTAGTCGTCGGTATCATCATCGGTGCCGTCGCCATGCGTTTTGGTAACCGCAAATTGCGTCAGCAACAAGCGCTGCAGTTCGAACTGGAAAAGAATAAAGCAGAGCTTGAAGAGTATCGCGAAGAGCTGGTCAGCCATTTTGCGCGCAGCGCAGAACTGCTGGACAACATGGCGGATGACTACCGTCAGCTGTATCAGCACATGGCAAAAAGCTCCAGCAGCCTGCTGCCGGACGCGATGGCGGAAGCCAATCCGTTCCGCAATCGCCTGGCGGAGTCCGAAGCCAGCAACGATCAGGCGCCGGTACAGATGCCGCGCGATTATTCTGAAGGTGCATCCGGCCTACTGCGCGGTGGCGCGAAACGCGACTGATCCCGCTGTCTGCGTAAAAATATTTACCGGGCGCGCCTTCCGCGCCCGTCTTCCCCCTGCATCCCAGCTACAATTTAAGCACGGACCGCATTGTTAGCCGGTCGAAAATTCAATAACATCAAACCATTCAGACGTATTTTCCATACACCTCAGGTTACGAGAGCCAGCATCTAATGAAGAAACAGACTTTGCTGTTGAGTGCGTTAGCGTTAAGCATTGGATTATCGTTGTCGGTCCTGCCTCCGGCGGCGGCATCGCTGCCGACCCAGGTTCCAGGCCAGGGCGCGCTACCGAGCCTCGCGCCGATGCTGGAAAAAGTATTGCCTGCGGTGGTCAGCGTGCAGGTAGAAGGCACCGCCTCGCCGGTGCAGAATATGCCGGAAGAGCTGAAAAAATACTTCGGCGACAACGCGCCGCAAGAGCAGGCGCAGCCGTTTGAAGGCCTCGGTTCAGGGGTGATTATCGACGCCGCCAAAGGCTATGTGCTGACCAACAACCACGTAATAAGCCAGGCGCAGAAAATCAGCATTCAGTTGAACGATGGCCGCGAGTTCGATGCCAAACTGGTCGGCAGCGATGAACAGAGCGATATAGCCCTGCTGCAGGTTTTAAAACCCAGCAATTTAACGCAAATCGCCATCGCGGATTCCGACAAGCTGCGCGTCGGCGATTTCGCCGTTGCCGTCGGCAACCCCTTCGGCCTCGGGCAAACCGCTACTTCCGGCATCATCTCCGCGCTGGGTCGTAGCGGCCTTAATCTCGAAGGGCTGGAAAACTTTATTCAGACCGATGCCTCAATTAACCGCGGCAACTCCGGCGGCGCGCTGCTGAATCTCAACGGCGAACTTATCGGCATTAATACCGCCATTCTGGCGCCGGGCGGCGGCAGCATCGGTATCGGCTTCGCCATCCCGAGCAACATGGCGAAGACCCTCGCCGATCAGCTTATTCAATACGGCGAAATCAAACGCGGCCTGCTGGGCATTAAAGGCATGGAAATGAGCGCGGATATCGCCAAAGCGATGAATATCAACGCTCAGCGTGGCGCCTTTGTAAGCGAAGTCCTGGCCAATTCAGGCTCCGCAAAAGCTGGGATTAAATCCGGTGACGTTATCGTCAGCATGAACGGCAAGCCGCTAAGCAGCTTCGCCGAGCTGCGCTCGCGTATCGCCACTACCGCCCCTGGCACAAAAGTAAAACTGGGGCTACTGCGCGACGGCAAACCGTTGGACGTCGAGGTCACGCTGGATAAGAGCACCTCCTCCACCGCCAGCGCCGAGCTGATTATCCCGGCCCTGCAGGGAGCGGCGCTAAGCGATGGCCAGTTAAAAGACGGCACTAAGGGCGTGAGCATCGATAACGTCGATAAAGGCAGCGCGGCGGCTCAGGTTGGCCTGCATAAAGACGATCTCATTATCGGCCTCAACCGCCAGCGCGTGCGTTCCATCGCCGAGCTACGTAAAGTGCTGGAAACCAAACCGGCCGTCATCGCGCTGAATGTGCTGCGCGGTAACGAAAGCATTTATCTGCTGCTACGCTGACGGCTGCATCCGGACATCGCGCGTCGTGCGATGTCCGGATAAGTCATGCTATGCTGCGCCTGCCCATTAATTAACGATATTCGCATCATGCCAGGAAAGCTTTTACGTTCAGTCCTTATCGGTTTAATCGTCGGCGGCATCCTGCTGGCGGCGATGCCTTCGCTGCGCCAGTGGCAGCTCTCGTCGGCGACGCCGAGCGATACCGCTGACGAATCGCCCGCCAGCTATAATGCTGCGGTAAGACGCGCCGCGCCGGCGGTGGTCAACGTCTATAACCGCGCGCTGAACAGCACCAGCCATAACCAGCTGACGCTCGGCTCCGGCGTTATCATGGACCAACGCGGATATATCCTCACCAACAAGCACGTCATCAACGATGCCGATCAGATAATCATCGCCTTGCAGGATGGACGGGTATTTGAAGCCCTGTTGGTCGGTTCCGATACCCTGACTGACCTGGCGGTGCTCAAAATAAACGCCAGCGGCGGCCTGCCGGTTATCCCGATTAACCCGAAACGCGTTCCACATATCGGCGATGTGGTACTGGCGATAGGCAACCCGTATAACCTTGGGCAAACCATCACCCAGGGTATCATCAGCGCGACCGGTCGTATCGGCCTGAACCCCACCGGGCGACAGAATTTCCTGCAAACCGACGCCTCTATCAACCACGGCAACTCCGGCGGCGCGCTGGTCAACTCGCTGGGTGAACTGATGGGTATTAACACCCTGTCGTTTGATAAGAGCAATGACGGCGAAACGCCGGAAGGGATCGGCTTTGCCATCCCGTTCCAGCTGGCGACCAAAATCATGGATAAACTGATCCGCGACGGCCGGGTGATCCGCGGTTACATCGGGATCAGCGGCCGCGAGATCGCGCCGATGCATGCGCAGAGCGGCGGCATGGATCAGATCCAGGGGATCGTCGTTAATGACGTCGCACCTGACGGCCCAGCGGCGCAGGCCGGGATCCGCGCCAATGATGTGATCATCTCGGTGAACGATAAACCAGCGGTTTCGGCGCTGGAAACCATGGACCAGGTCGCAGAAATTCGCCCGGGTTCAGAAATCCCGGTGGTCATCATGCGTGATGATAAGAAAATCACCCTGCACGTGGCGGTACAAGAATATCCGGCGACAAATTAACGATTAGCGCTCCGTTATCGGAGCGCGATTAATCAACAAACAGCGGTCCGGCCGGGAATCTGGCCAGAAACCCGGTCACCGCCAGTAACGACCGCAACGATGGCCAGCAGATCTGCCGCTCCCGCAGTTCATCATCCAGCGTCAGTAACGCGAACTCCCCTCTCTCGCCGAGAACCCCGCCCTGCCACAGCAGCCGTTGCGCCTGCTGCCGCGCCCATGGCGATTCACTCTTCCAGGCCAGCAAATGCAGCAGCGACTGTTGTAAGCAAACGCTGTGCGAATGGTTGTCCCGCAACAATCGTCGATACACCGGCAGCGAGATACTGCGTACGCTGTAGAAACCACTGCGCGATTCACTATCAGCCTGCGCCACGCTGGCGCACATCTGCCCGGCGAGATCGCATAAACGATTATGCGTCAGCGGCTGGCGCAGCGCATCCAGATGCCCTGCGGCGGCGCAAAGCAGGCCGCTCCTTTGCCGCTCATGCGTCAGCGAACCCAGCAACGCCGCTACCGTTTCAGCCTTCCCGGTCTGCGCATGCTGTACACCTGCGTCATAACAACAGACAAAGAAATCATGGCTGCCACGGACGACCGGCGGGTGCGCCAGCAGATTCAGCGCCGGATGCAGTTGTTCAAGCTCCTCCAGCGACGCCAGAGTGTCATCAATGACCCCCTCTTTTGCCGATGACCTGCTGCCAGGATGTAATGCTACCGTTTCATTCATCAAAGCCTCCTCAGGGAAAATTCCCGGCTCGTGCGGCGCCCGGCCGGGCTACGGGGTCACCGGTCGCCCGGATAAGGCGACTGCCGCTATCCGGGAACCTCTCCCCGGTGGCGCTACGCTTACCGGGGCTACAAACCGGAGCGGACCGGTAGCCCGGATAAGGCGCCTGCCGCTATCCGGGAACCTCTCCCCGGTGGCGCTGCGCTTACCGGGGCTACAAACCGGAGCGGACCGGTAGCCCGGATAAGGCGCCTGCCGCCATCCGGGAACCTCTCCCCGGGGGCACTGCGCTTACCGGGGCTACAAACCGGAGCGGACCGGTAGCCCGGATAAGGCGCCAGCCGCCATCCGGGAACCTCTCCCCGGTGGCGCTGCGCTTACCGGG contains the following coding sequences:
- the rpsI gene encoding 30S ribosomal protein S9, whose amino-acid sequence is MAENQYYGTGRRKSSAARVFIKPGNGKIVINQRSLEQYFGRETARMVVRQPLELVDMVEKLDLYITVKGGGISGQAGAIRHGITRALMEYDESLRSELRKAGFVTRDARQVERKKVGLRKARRRPQFSKR
- the rplM gene encoding 50S ribosomal protein L13: MKTFTAKPETVKRDWYVVDATGKTLGRLATELARRLRGKHKAEYTPHVDTGDYIIVLNAEKVAVTGNKREDKMYYHHTGHIGGIKEATFEEMIARRPERVIEIAVKGMLPKGPLGRAMYRKLKVYAGNEHNHAAQQPQVLDI
- the zapE gene encoding cell division protein ZapE translates to MQSLSPTSRYLLALKEGSHQPDDVQQEAVSRLDTIYRELQEKPVAAAPAGGGLRAKFSKLLGKREPAAEATAVRGLYMWGGVGRGKTWLMDMFYQSLPGERKQRLHFHRFMLRVHEELTTLQGHSDPLEIVADRFKAQTDVLCFDEFFVSDITDAMLLGGLMKALFSRGITLVATSNIPPDELYRNGLQRARFLPAIDAIKQHCDIMNVDAGIDYRLRTLTQAHLWLSPLNGETSQQMDKLWLALAGAKREQMPTLEINHRPLPTLGVENQTLAASFDTLCVDARSQHDYIALSRLFHTVMLFDVPVMTTHLESEARRFIALVDEFYERHVKLVVSAAVPLYEIYQGERLKFEFQRCLSRLQEMQSEEYLKQPHMP
- the zapG gene encoding Z-ring associated protein ZapG — its product is MTWEYALIGLVVGIIIGAVAMRFGNRKLRQQQALQFELEKNKAELEEYREELVSHFARSAELLDNMADDYRQLYQHMAKSSSSLLPDAMAEANPFRNRLAESEASNDQAPVQMPRDYSEGASGLLRGGAKRD
- the degQ gene encoding serine endoprotease DegQ — translated: MKKQTLLLSALALSIGLSLSVLPPAAASLPTQVPGQGALPSLAPMLEKVLPAVVSVQVEGTASPVQNMPEELKKYFGDNAPQEQAQPFEGLGSGVIIDAAKGYVLTNNHVISQAQKISIQLNDGREFDAKLVGSDEQSDIALLQVLKPSNLTQIAIADSDKLRVGDFAVAVGNPFGLGQTATSGIISALGRSGLNLEGLENFIQTDASINRGNSGGALLNLNGELIGINTAILAPGGGSIGIGFAIPSNMAKTLADQLIQYGEIKRGLLGIKGMEMSADIAKAMNINAQRGAFVSEVLANSGSAKAGIKSGDVIVSMNGKPLSSFAELRSRIATTAPGTKVKLGLLRDGKPLDVEVTLDKSTSSTASAELIIPALQGAALSDGQLKDGTKGVSIDNVDKGSAAAQVGLHKDDLIIGLNRQRVRSIAELRKVLETKPAVIALNVLRGNESIYLLLR
- the degS gene encoding outer membrane-stress sensor serine endopeptidase DegS encodes the protein MPGKLLRSVLIGLIVGGILLAAMPSLRQWQLSSATPSDTADESPASYNAAVRRAAPAVVNVYNRALNSTSHNQLTLGSGVIMDQRGYILTNKHVINDADQIIIALQDGRVFEALLVGSDTLTDLAVLKINASGGLPVIPINPKRVPHIGDVVLAIGNPYNLGQTITQGIISATGRIGLNPTGRQNFLQTDASINHGNSGGALVNSLGELMGINTLSFDKSNDGETPEGIGFAIPFQLATKIMDKLIRDGRVIRGYIGISGREIAPMHAQSGGMDQIQGIVVNDVAPDGPAAQAGIRANDVIISVNDKPAVSALETMDQVAEIRPGSEIPVVIMRDDKKITLHVAVQEYPATN